From the genome of Fusarium keratoplasticum isolate Fu6.1 chromosome 11, whole genome shotgun sequence, one region includes:
- a CDS encoding TauD domain-containing protein, with the protein MSTQTATTTTSQPSEIVSQLKFDTSINYKENEYKYSHYLPHFKPGLQPPLEEFKHTDPGLRADPAKAALLNAPGSSFQEITPAVGTEVHGLQLSSLDSKQKDELALLVAERGVIVFRGQDFADIGFDKQKEFGAHFGKLHVHQHGGHVKDYPELLPVYRDFTAGAVDNEIKNNVSSIKWHTDMSYEINGMGTTIFLALDAPQSGGDTLYLSTVAAYNALSPLYREKLHGLEATHSGFEQARVADHKERYIREPIETIHPVVRTHPVTKSKSLYVNRLYTRRIQGLKEEESANILNFLYDHIEHGQDWHIRVHWTPGTVVVYDNRITQHSALRDFQVKEGQTRRHMLRITPQAERPYFDPNV; encoded by the exons ATGTCTACTCAGACCGCGACTACGACTACCTCCCAGCCTTCAGAGATTGTGTCTCAGCTGAAGTTTGATACTTCAATCAACTACAAGGAGAATGAG TACAAATATTCCCACTATCTCCCACATTTCAAACCAGGCTTGCAACCACCCCTGGAAGAGTTCAAGCATACCGACCCAGGCCTCCGTGCCGATCCTGCGAAAGCTGCCCTCTTGAATGCCCCAGGCTCTTCGTTCCAGGAGATCACCCCAGCTGTGGGCACTGAGGTCCATGGTCTCCAGCTCAGCTCTCTCGATTCCAAGCAAAAGGATGAACTCGCGCTTCTGGTAGCCGAGCGCGGAGTTATCGTCTTTCGTGGACAGGACTTTGCCGATATTGGTTTTGACAAGCAGAAGGAGTTCGGTGCTCACTTTGGCAAGCTGCATGTTCATCAGCATGGAGGACATGTCAAGGACTATCCCGAGCTGTTGCCAGTCTACCGAGACTTTAC AGCTGGTGCAGTAGACAATGAGATCAAGAATAATGTCAGCAGCATCAAGTGGCACACCGACATGTCTTATGAGAT CAATGGCATGGGAACAACCATCTTCTTGGCACTTGACGCCCCTCAATCAGGAGGTGACACGCTCTATCTCTCGACAGTGGCCGCATACAATGCGCTATCACCACTGTATCGTGAGAAGCTGCACGGCCTCGAAGCCACACACTCTGGATTTGAGCAGGCTAGGGTTGCTGATCACAAGGAGCGATATATCCGCGAACCGATTGAGACGATCCACCCTGTTGTTAGAACTCACCCTGTAACCAAGTCCAAGTCTTTGTATGTCAACCGTCTATACACGAGGCGGATTCAAGGcttgaaggaagaagagagtg CAAACATCCTCAACTTCCTTTACGACCACATTGAGCATGGCCAAGACTGGCACATTCGAGTACACTGGACACCAGGCACAGTTGTTGTCTATGACAACCGGATCACCCAGCA TTCCGCCCTCCGCGATTTtcaggtcaaggagggtcAGACCCGACGGCACATGTTGCGCATCACACCCCAGGCTGAGAGGCCATACTTTGACCCCAACGTCTAG